The following coding sequences are from one Pigmentibacter sp. JX0631 window:
- a CDS encoding transporter substrate-binding domain-containing protein gives MGKYYILILVLISLKLHQTAFAELFKFTTGNDWPPFSDKKGGIYTDLVNKIFTDAGHEISVEILPWARGHYETEKLIFQATYPYYWNSEREQNFIRSDSGYSIVIKIFVRKDSKLNLTNKQSLKGLHGCLPNGYSILPIIKEALNEKLITIDRPLKMSNCYKMLDIGHIDFLIDTEESSAEIIKSTFDVPKEFKISVWELDRIDMYLIAPKKGKESQKIVKIFNDGLKKMKTDGSYFTLINKYLSLSKK, from the coding sequence GTGGGCAAGTACTATATTCTGATATTAGTCTTAATTTCTTTAAAATTACATCAAACAGCCTTTGCAGAATTATTTAAATTTACTACAGGAAATGACTGGCCTCCGTTTTCAGATAAAAAAGGAGGCATTTATACTGATCTTGTAAATAAAATTTTTACAGATGCGGGACATGAAATTAGTGTCGAAATTCTACCCTGGGCAAGGGGTCATTACGAAACCGAGAAATTAATATTCCAAGCCACTTACCCTTACTATTGGAATTCAGAGAGAGAACAAAATTTTATACGTTCCGATTCTGGATATTCCATTGTTATTAAAATTTTCGTAAGAAAAGATTCAAAATTAAATTTGACAAATAAACAAAGTTTAAAAGGACTACATGGATGCTTACCAAATGGTTATTCAATTCTTCCTATAATTAAAGAAGCTTTAAACGAAAAATTAATTACAATTGATAGACCTTTAAAAATGAGTAATTGCTATAAAATGCTAGATATTGGGCATATTGACTTCTTAATTGACACAGAAGAATCGTCTGCAGAAATAATCAAATCTACTTTTGATGTTCCTAAAGAGTTTAAAATTTCCGTCTGGGAACTCGACAGGATAGATATGTACTTGATAGCACCTAAAAAAGGAAAAGAAAGTCAAAAAATAGTTAAAATTTTTAACGATGGTCTTAAGAAGATGAAAACAGATGGCTCCTATTTTACATTAATAAATAAATATTTATCTTTATCAAAAAAATAA
- a CDS encoding ester cyclase: MNHKEAKALIHNYYDMLNKPQTKDLRTLRSNLSEKWRSFSGENASKGKEEFLGQVTGFAKLITELEWKVLKILFDGNKIVVRSEAKVTPVGNLFEVPKTGKSFCIMIIDIHTIGDRKFLSDCHVEDWDGALKQLTSK, translated from the coding sequence ATGAATCATAAGGAAGCTAAGGCTTTAATTCACAATTACTATGATATGCTCAATAAACCTCAAACAAAAGATTTGAGAACATTAAGGTCAAATCTTTCTGAGAAATGGCGCTCTTTTTCAGGGGAAAATGCAAGCAAAGGCAAAGAAGAATTTTTAGGGCAAGTTACAGGGTTTGCTAAGTTAATTACTGAACTTGAGTGGAAAGTTCTTAAGATATTATTTGACGGCAATAAAATAGTTGTAAGAAGTGAAGCTAAAGTAACCCCTGTAGGTAATTTGTTTGAGGTTCCAAAAACAGGAAAATCTTTTTGTATTATGATTATAGATATTCATACTATAGGGGATAGAAAATTTCTTTCAGATTGTCATGTTGAAGACTGGGATGGTGCTTTAAAACAATTAACTTCAAAATAA
- a CDS encoding fatty acid desaturase, whose product MKLRESSKVVKFNWRNFIWISAVHGIALSLCWYFFTWQAFVVFVVFHYLTGMVGITFGFHRLIAHKGFQASKPLEYFAAFCGTLSCQGGPISWVGQHRVHHAYSDKAEDPHDMNKGFWHSHIGFIFNRRADLNDIKEVSHYCPDVARNKYYQFLENYMIPIQFAVGILLFILGGFISTYSSATFDWFNAVSFIVWGIFVRLVAGYHVTWFVNSATHKWGSRPNNTNDASRNNWWVGILAFGEGWHNNHHAQPRAARHGWKWWQFDQTWIMISLLNKFKLVKNIKLPVQSIDCQIESVKNRSLESDNIIKVNNVQQNKAV is encoded by the coding sequence ATGAAATTAAGAGAATCGTCAAAAGTTGTGAAGTTTAACTGGCGGAATTTTATTTGGATTTCTGCAGTACATGGCATTGCTCTAAGCTTGTGTTGGTATTTTTTTACTTGGCAGGCATTTGTAGTGTTTGTTGTATTCCACTACTTAACGGGAATGGTAGGAATAACTTTCGGATTCCACAGACTTATAGCTCATAAAGGTTTCCAAGCTTCTAAACCTTTGGAATATTTTGCTGCTTTCTGTGGCACCCTTTCCTGTCAAGGTGGGCCTATTTCTTGGGTTGGTCAGCATAGAGTGCATCATGCCTACTCAGATAAAGCTGAAGATCCACATGATATGAATAAAGGTTTCTGGCACTCTCATATTGGATTTATTTTCAATAGAAGAGCCGATTTAAACGATATAAAAGAAGTTTCTCATTACTGTCCTGATGTCGCACGAAATAAATATTATCAATTTCTTGAAAATTATATGATCCCAATTCAGTTTGCAGTAGGTATCTTGCTATTTATTTTAGGTGGATTTATAAGTACTTATTCATCTGCTACGTTTGATTGGTTTAACGCTGTATCGTTCATTGTATGGGGTATCTTTGTTCGTCTTGTAGCTGGTTACCATGTTACTTGGTTTGTTAATTCTGCAACACATAAATGGGGTTCTCGACCAAATAATACAAATGATGCTTCTAGAAACAACTGGTGGGTTGGAATTTTAGCTTTTGGTGAAGGTTGGCACAACAATCACCATGCACAACCAAGAGCTGCAAGACATGGTTGGAAGTGGTGGCAATTTGATCAAACTTGGATCATGATTTCACTTTTAAATAAATTTAAATTAGTGAAAAATATTAAGTTACCAGTTCAATCTATAGATTGCCAAATTGAAAGTGTGAAAAACCGCTCTCTTGAGTCTGATAATATAATTAAAGTTAATAATGTTCAACAAAACAAAGCGGTGTGA
- the rsmI gene encoding 16S rRNA (cytidine(1402)-2'-O)-methyltransferase, producing the protein MKSGILYIVATPIGTLSDFSPRAKEVLSQVDFIACEDTRHTGKLLHYFSIKTPLESLHINNEKNKINFIINKLLNSENKMAAIVTDAGTPCISDPGSLLIAEAHRNNITIQSIPGPSSLTSALAACGFIQPRTIFSGFLDRTAKNQSLEYELWKNSAPCIAVIFESPKRILNTLKNLNDYFINDDIYLSVSKEISKKFEEHKIGTCKEILDYYSNLNEVQGEFVICININAIEKEIPDIETIALEAIHYSKNKNLSLKQACKDIALKYSINSKDIYNKALKL; encoded by the coding sequence ATGAAATCAGGAATACTTTATATTGTCGCGACACCGATTGGTACATTAAGTGATTTTTCTCCTCGAGCAAAAGAAGTCCTTTCACAGGTTGATTTTATTGCATGTGAGGACACAAGACATACTGGTAAATTATTACATTATTTCAGCATTAAAACACCATTAGAAAGTTTACATATCAATAACGAAAAAAACAAAATTAATTTTATAATTAATAAACTTCTAAATTCAGAAAATAAAATGGCTGCAATAGTGACAGATGCTGGTACACCATGCATTTCAGATCCAGGTTCTTTATTAATTGCTGAGGCGCATAGAAACAACATAACTATTCAATCAATTCCTGGTCCTAGCAGTTTGACTTCAGCACTTGCTGCGTGTGGATTTATCCAACCAAGAACTATTTTTTCAGGTTTTTTAGACCGTACAGCGAAAAATCAATCTCTTGAATATGAATTATGGAAAAATTCAGCACCTTGTATAGCTGTTATTTTTGAAAGTCCAAAAAGAATTTTAAACACACTAAAAAATTTGAATGATTATTTTATAAATGATGACATTTATTTAAGCGTTTCTAAAGAAATTTCAAAAAAATTTGAGGAACATAAAATAGGAACATGTAAGGAAATTCTTGATTACTATTCAAATTTAAATGAAGTTCAAGGCGAATTTGTTATCTGTATAAATATAAATGCTATTGAAAAAGAAATTCCTGATATTGAAACCATTGCGCTAGAAGCAATACATTATTCTAAAAACAAAAATTTATCCTTGAAACAAGCATGCAAAGATATTGCATTAAAATATTCTATTAACAGCAAAGATATTTATAATAAAGCCTTAAAATTATGA
- a CDS encoding MBL fold metallo-hydrolase: MKICTLIGNSQMLDGGAMFGNAPKQMWEQWIKPDELNRIPLACNSLLIKNWNNKNILLETGVGAFFDSKLKERYGVVEKNHVLLESLKKENLTHEDIHYVILSHLHFDHAGGVLSAFDDGDPKLLFPNAIFYVGKEQWERAQNPHSRDRASYIPHLNQLLQNSGRLKIIDKNTNTELYPFISFRFSYGHTPGLMLTQVNLNDGPLIFASDLIPGFAWMHIPISMGYDRYPELVIDEKRALLEEILPLNAKIFFTHDIQHSIGKVLKDSKGKFYAEPYEYPKGQE, from the coding sequence ATGAAAATTTGCACTCTAATTGGAAACTCACAAATGCTTGATGGTGGCGCAATGTTTGGTAATGCTCCAAAACAAATGTGGGAACAATGGATAAAACCTGACGAATTAAATAGAATTCCCTTAGCTTGTAATTCTTTATTAATAAAAAACTGGAATAATAAAAATATACTACTTGAAACTGGGGTTGGTGCTTTTTTTGATTCTAAATTAAAGGAAAGATATGGAGTAGTTGAAAAAAATCATGTATTATTGGAAAGTTTGAAAAAAGAAAATCTGACTCACGAAGATATTCATTATGTCATTTTATCTCACCTCCATTTTGATCATGCTGGTGGTGTACTAAGTGCTTTTGACGATGGTGATCCTAAACTTCTTTTTCCAAATGCAATTTTTTATGTTGGCAAAGAGCAGTGGGAACGTGCACAAAATCCTCATTCTAGAGATAGAGCGTCTTATATCCCGCATTTAAATCAATTACTGCAAAACTCTGGTAGACTAAAAATTATAGATAAAAATACTAATACAGAGCTCTATCCTTTCATTTCTTTTCGTTTTTCATATGGACACACGCCGGGATTAATGCTTACACAGGTAAACTTAAATGATGGTCCTTTAATTTTTGCCAGCGATTTAATACCAGGATTTGCATGGATGCATATTCCAATTTCAATGGGCTATGATAGATATCCTGAATTAGTAATTGATGAAAAAAGAGCTTTACTAGAAGAAATTTTACCTTTAAATGCAAAAATATTTTTTACTCATGATATACAGCATTCTATAGGGAAAGTATTAAAAGATAGTAAAGGAAAATTTTATGCGGAACCTTACGAATATCCAAAAGGACAAGAATGA
- a CDS encoding UvrD-helicase domain-containing protein produces the protein MQNIINSLNKEQKEAVTNIEGACLVLAGAGTGKTKVITSRIAWMIHSGIKPEKIVAVSFTNKAAKEMRDRLGLLVGEKCAKKVELSTFHSFALKILRQFYSEFNLQKNFSICDENESINLIKESIKEFNLEEIISFENAAQKISEYKDKLFRDEEFKKQNNVFDSKIFCKLFNSYNRRLRLYNLIDFDDIVYLTVIGLKNNPNLLTSIQENFTYLMVDEYQDTSYSQFQLICMLSEKNQNICVVGDDDQSIYSWRGARPSIISDFLKQYPTARKITLEQNYRCSPNILNAANSVIRENTERLGKELWSEQPNLHPIILHACENERDEAIFVSDSIFELKKNILNFNYDNIAVLVRSNSQTLSLEQVFIEKSIPYVVHGGAQFFDRKEVKDVLSYLKLAYNNNDLNSLFRIINLPSRGIGISTLEKIKASFLQEKSLKNSRDLTDILQKLAHEHKGIKDFLGKWENYGFKLNSATNKIEISQTLKDCFEYMGLKNEILLTSNNMQTAQFRINVVERVFQVIEKLELEKESISAVVDALHLDKARYDVAKENKNKVQIMTIHSSKGLEFPNVFLIGVEDGILPHEKSINLESGIQEERRLFYVAITRAKFRLFISHCGFRKKGKAAGKDVEPKPSRFLSAIPKELVIKEKTDPNSEESKRMDAARKLFELFR, from the coding sequence ATGCAAAATATTATAAATTCATTAAACAAAGAACAAAAAGAAGCCGTAACCAATATCGAGGGAGCTTGTTTAGTTCTTGCCGGTGCTGGAACAGGAAAAACTAAAGTTATAACTTCAAGAATAGCTTGGATGATTCATTCAGGTATAAAACCTGAAAAAATTGTTGCTGTTAGTTTTACTAATAAAGCTGCAAAAGAAATGCGTGATAGACTTGGATTGTTAGTTGGTGAAAAATGTGCGAAAAAAGTTGAATTGTCTACATTTCATTCATTTGCTTTAAAAATTTTAAGGCAATTCTATTCTGAATTTAATTTGCAAAAAAATTTTTCAATTTGCGATGAAAATGAAAGCATAAATTTAATAAAAGAATCAATTAAAGAGTTTAATTTAGAAGAAATAATTTCTTTTGAAAATGCTGCTCAAAAAATTTCTGAATATAAAGATAAATTATTTCGTGATGAAGAATTTAAAAAACAAAATAATGTTTTTGATAGTAAAATATTTTGTAAGCTTTTTAACTCATATAATAGAAGATTAAGACTTTATAATTTAATAGACTTTGATGATATTGTTTATTTAACAGTAATTGGCCTGAAAAATAATCCTAATTTACTCACCAGTATACAAGAAAATTTTACTTATCTAATGGTTGATGAGTATCAAGACACTAGCTATTCGCAATTTCAACTCATATGTATGTTATCGGAAAAAAATCAGAATATTTGTGTAGTTGGTGATGATGACCAAAGTATATACTCTTGGAGAGGTGCTAGACCTTCAATTATTTCTGACTTCCTAAAACAATATCCAACTGCTAGAAAAATAACTTTGGAACAAAATTATCGTTGCTCACCTAATATTCTGAACGCAGCTAATAGCGTTATCCGAGAAAATACTGAACGATTAGGTAAAGAATTATGGAGTGAACAACCTAATTTACATCCAATTATTCTTCATGCTTGCGAAAATGAAAGAGACGAAGCTATTTTTGTTTCAGATTCAATTTTTGAACTGAAGAAAAATATTTTAAATTTTAATTATGATAATATAGCTGTACTTGTCCGATCAAATAGTCAAACTTTATCTTTAGAACAAGTTTTTATTGAAAAAAGTATCCCGTATGTTGTCCATGGGGGTGCCCAATTTTTTGATAGAAAAGAAGTAAAAGATGTTCTTTCCTACCTTAAATTAGCTTATAATAATAATGATTTAAATAGTTTATTTAGAATTATAAATCTTCCTTCTAGAGGTATCGGTATAAGTACATTAGAAAAAATAAAAGCCTCTTTTCTTCAAGAAAAAAGTCTAAAAAATAGCCGTGATTTAACAGATATTTTACAAAAGTTGGCGCATGAACATAAAGGTATTAAAGACTTTCTTGGGAAATGGGAAAATTATGGCTTTAAATTAAATTCTGCAACTAATAAAATAGAAATTTCCCAGACCTTAAAAGATTGTTTTGAATATATGGGTTTAAAAAACGAAATATTATTAACATCAAATAATATGCAAACCGCCCAATTTAGAATAAATGTTGTAGAAAGGGTTTTTCAAGTTATTGAAAAACTAGAATTAGAAAAAGAAAGTATTTCCGCAGTAGTTGATGCTTTGCATTTAGATAAAGCAAGGTATGATGTTGCGAAGGAAAATAAAAATAAGGTACAAATAATGACCATTCATTCATCAAAAGGATTAGAATTTCCAAATGTATTTCTAATTGGTGTTGAAGATGGTATCTTGCCTCATGAAAAAAGTATTAACCTTGAATCAGGTATTCAAGAAGAAAGGCGTCTTTTTTATGTTGCTATTACAAGAGCTAAATTTAGACTTTTTATCTCTCATTGTGGGTTTCGCAAAAAAGGTAAAGCAGCGGGTAAAGACGTTGAACCTAAACCTTCTCGTTTCTTGTCAGCAATTCCTAAAGAATTGGTTATTAAAGAAAAAACCGATCCAAACTCAGAGGAATCAAAAAGGATGGATGCTGCAAGAAAGTTATTTGAACTTTTTCGATAA
- a CDS encoding prepilin peptidase produces MPIDLSTLNIIFGIFVFLFGISIGSFLNVVAYRLPLNISIVSPRSFCPNCKNTVPNFALIPVLGYILTHSKCNKCNYKIPITYPLVELLTGILTLIIFFRFLTPTNVLEALPSFITNETFQFGKFHYNNFVPFFVSLWLLYTGIPLSIIDLKYRILPNKIIYPGIIIGFIISCLNHNLGWSGSLIGIFTGAGGLFFIAKTYELLRKRQGIGMGDVKYLGFIGAVLGWKGVIFTLFYASILGAIVGIIWGISSRKGLSTAIPFGPFLATAALAISTYGDEILSIIFKF; encoded by the coding sequence ATGCCTATAGATTTAAGTACACTAAATATAATTTTTGGGATTTTTGTATTCTTGTTTGGAATATCGATTGGCAGTTTTTTAAATGTTGTAGCCTATCGATTACCTTTAAATATTTCTATAGTTAGTCCAAGAAGTTTTTGTCCAAATTGCAAAAATACCGTACCAAATTTTGCTTTAATACCAGTACTTGGATATATACTAACTCATTCTAAATGCAATAAATGCAATTATAAAATTCCTATTACTTATCCACTTGTCGAGCTTTTAACAGGAATATTGACTCTTATTATTTTTTTTAGATTTTTAACACCAACTAATGTTTTAGAAGCCTTACCTTCTTTTATTACTAATGAAACATTTCAATTTGGAAAATTTCATTATAACAATTTTGTTCCTTTTTTTGTTTCGTTATGGTTACTATATACAGGAATTCCTTTATCAATAATTGATTTAAAATATAGAATATTACCAAATAAAATAATTTATCCAGGTATCATTATAGGTTTTATTATAAGCTGTTTAAATCACAACTTAGGATGGTCTGGAAGTTTAATTGGAATTTTTACTGGAGCAGGAGGACTATTTTTCATAGCAAAAACTTATGAACTGTTAAGAAAGAGACAAGGTATCGGAATGGGTGATGTAAAATATTTAGGTTTTATTGGTGCAGTTTTGGGGTGGAAAGGGGTTATTTTTACTTTATTTTATGCAAGCATTTTAGGAGCCATTGTAGGTATTATCTGGGGTATTTCATCGCGAAAAGGTTTATCAACTGCAATACCATTTGGACCTTTTTTAGCTACAGCAGCTTTAGCAATAAGTACTTATGGCGATGAAATTCTTTCAATTATTTTTAAATTTTAA
- the smpB gene encoding SsrA-binding protein SmpB — MKSISKNRKAWHDYYIEEKYEAGLSLKGSEVKVLRGGHGSVVEGYALVREGQAWLVNTYIPTLKNASYLNHAERRDRRLLLKRKEIEKLDTATRQKGYTLIPLELYFDDNNRVKVEIGLAKGKANHDKRDSEKDKDAKREAQRALRR, encoded by the coding sequence ATGAAATCAATCTCCAAAAATCGAAAAGCTTGGCATGACTATTATATAGAAGAAAAATATGAAGCTGGTCTTAGTCTAAAAGGAAGTGAAGTAAAAGTCTTAAGAGGAGGGCATGGCAGTGTTGTTGAGGGATATGCTTTGGTTCGTGAAGGACAAGCGTGGCTCGTCAATACTTATATTCCGACTCTTAAAAATGCGAGCTATCTAAATCATGCTGAACGGCGTGACAGACGCCTCCTATTAAAAAGAAAAGAAATAGAAAAACTCGATACTGCTACTCGCCAAAAAGGGTACACTTTAATTCCTTTAGAATTATATTTTGATGATAATAATAGAGTTAAAGTGGAAATCGGTCTTGCGAAGGGCAAGGCGAATCACGATAAACGTGATTCCGAAAAAGATAAAGATGCGAAACGAGAAGCGCAAAGGGCTCTGCGGCGTTAA
- a CDS encoding aminotransferase class I/II-fold pyridoxal phosphate-dependent enzyme — protein sequence MQISNKIAQRWNSIGKSIFSEMTSLAKLHNAINLGQGFPDFYGPSKVIESISKQVLTCHNQYSPSHGEAQLRTEVSFFVEKTTGVIYDPENEITITNGATEAIFSAINAFVNPGDKVLVFEPAFDSYYQAIANAGGQVVPVKLHAPDTPIGVRGGGWTIDWSEFDAACAGGIQLAIFNSPHNPTGKVFSEEELDRIATKLLKKNAIILCDEVYENLVYEPSNHISMCSIPKIQHLVVRISSAAKTFGFTSLKIGWVCAPHNLTEAIRIVHQATVFCSSAFIQLGIAEAMSDHKWLYGYLKEQKEQYFIKRNFLKSILERAGYIVGNTQGTFFITANYENLAGDISDLTYAKQLMETNRIATIPLSSFYKQPPKSLPWIRFAFCKKEETLRAVADLFLNP from the coding sequence ATGCAAATCTCAAATAAAATTGCTCAAAGATGGAATTCTATAGGTAAAAGTATTTTTTCAGAAATGACCTCCTTAGCTAAATTGCATAATGCAATTAATTTAGGCCAAGGTTTTCCCGACTTTTATGGTCCTTCAAAAGTAATAGAATCTATCTCGAAACAAGTTCTAACCTGTCATAACCAATATTCTCCTTCTCACGGAGAAGCTCAACTTAGAACAGAGGTTTCATTCTTCGTAGAAAAAACTACAGGAGTTATATACGATCCTGAAAACGAAATTACCATTACTAATGGAGCAACAGAAGCTATTTTTTCTGCTATAAATGCTTTTGTAAACCCTGGCGACAAAGTCTTAGTTTTTGAACCCGCTTTTGACTCATATTATCAAGCAATTGCCAATGCTGGCGGGCAAGTAGTACCTGTTAAATTACATGCACCAGACACTCCAATAGGAGTTCGAGGAGGGGGTTGGACTATAGATTGGTCTGAATTTGATGCTGCATGTGCTGGTGGCATTCAATTAGCTATTTTTAATTCCCCTCACAATCCTACTGGAAAAGTCTTTTCAGAAGAAGAACTAGATAGAATAGCAACTAAACTTTTAAAGAAAAATGCTATTATTCTGTGTGATGAAGTTTATGAAAACCTAGTGTATGAACCTTCTAATCATATTTCCATGTGCTCAATACCTAAAATACAGCATTTAGTTGTCAGAATTAGTTCTGCAGCAAAGACTTTTGGATTTACAAGTTTAAAAATTGGATGGGTTTGTGCACCACATAATTTAACAGAAGCAATAAGAATCGTCCATCAAGCAACAGTTTTTTGCAGCAGTGCTTTCATCCAATTAGGTATTGCAGAAGCTATGTCTGATCATAAATGGTTATATGGTTATTTGAAAGAACAAAAAGAGCAATATTTTATTAAAAGAAATTTTTTAAAATCAATTTTAGAAAGAGCTGGGTATATTGTAGGTAACACACAAGGTACTTTTTTTATAACTGCAAATTATGAAAATTTAGCTGGTGATATATCTGATTTAACTTATGCAAAACAATTGATGGAAACAAATCGAATCGCAACAATTCCTTTATCTTCTTTTTACAAACAACCTCCAAAAAGTTTACCTTGGATAAGATTCGCATTTTGTAAAAAAGAAGAAACATTACGAGCGGTTGCCGATTTATTCCTTAATCCTTAA
- the tilS gene encoding tRNA lysidine(34) synthetase TilS — MTFSVKSLNSFEYHLLEKMHIIDKRFGLNEKINILLNVQVSGGMDSMCLLSALNKIIYSKHFKNKNNFIIIVQHFNHQMRGVESDLDSQFVVNFCIKNGIAVYIEKFNNDEKNLVGKNFQQTARNWRKSKAIKLCIELSKQLKCEKYFILTAHHARDHVETILQHVIRGCSLEGLIGINEFDENDVYFRPFSEISFSLLQKYCNEQKIEYRLDSSNESDKYARNYIRHNILPHLSHLNLSYEKAFVSLSQDVACLLTKFKDKKFNYSLDSNWNIESFSVNEIYSYLIEKNKELKRVLTRNAVLNILHEIQIFKKSNFLQKDINLAQGWIVQLNKVNNNIDIEVIQKKFMK; from the coding sequence ATGACTTTTTCTGTTAAATCCTTAAATAGTTTTGAATACCATTTACTAGAAAAAATGCATATTATAGATAAAAGATTTGGATTAAATGAGAAAATTAATATTCTATTAAACGTTCAAGTTTCTGGTGGAATGGATAGCATGTGTTTATTAAGCGCATTAAATAAAATCATCTATTCAAAACATTTTAAAAATAAAAATAATTTTATAATTATTGTACAACATTTTAATCATCAAATGAGAGGGGTTGAATCTGATTTAGATTCACAGTTTGTTGTTAACTTTTGTATAAAAAATGGTATAGCTGTTTACATTGAAAAATTTAATAATGATGAAAAAAATTTAGTTGGAAAAAACTTTCAACAGACTGCTAGAAACTGGCGGAAGAGTAAAGCAATCAAATTGTGTATTGAATTAAGTAAACAATTAAAATGCGAGAAATATTTTATATTAACAGCGCATCATGCGAGAGATCATGTTGAAACTATTCTTCAGCATGTAATCAGAGGCTGTTCACTTGAAGGTTTAATTGGAATTAATGAATTCGATGAGAATGATGTTTACTTCAGACCTTTTTCCGAAATAAGTTTTTCTTTATTACAAAAATATTGCAATGAACAAAAAATAGAATATAGATTAGATAGTTCTAATGAATCGGATAAATATGCCAGAAATTATATTAGGCATAATATATTACCTCATTTGAGTCATTTAAATCTTTCTTATGAAAAAGCTTTTGTTTCTTTGTCGCAAGATGTTGCTTGTCTGTTAACCAAGTTTAAAGATAAAAAATTCAACTATTCTCTAGATAGTAATTGGAATATTGAAAGCTTTTCTGTTAATGAAATATATAGCTACTTAATTGAAAAAAATAAGGAACTTAAAAGAGTGTTAACCCGAAATGCTGTATTGAATATCTTGCATGAAATACAAATTTTTAAAAAAAGTAATTTTTTACAAAAGGATATTAACTTGGCACAGGGCTGGATTGTCCAGTTAAATAAGGTTAATAATAACATTGACATAGAAGTAATTCAAAAAAAATTCATGAAATGA